TCTCCAGCGCCCGCACGCGGGCGGCCAGCGCGTCGATCTCCACTTGCGCACGCGCCCTCTCCCGCCGCGCGCCCTCGGCCATTCCCTCCTCCCGCGCCGCAGCCAGCGAGGCCGCGGTCGCATCCGCGCGGGCGGCGGCCGCCGCGCGGCCGACGGACTCCCTCGCGTCCAGCAAGGGACGGTCGAAACGGATGAGACAGGGAGCAGCAGAGGCCATGTTGAAAAAGTTGCGTCAATCGACCATTGCGGAGGCGCCGCCATCGAGGGTGATCGAGCCCTCCTCCTCCAGGTGGCGCACGGTCTGGATAATTTCGTCCTGCGCGGTTTCCACGTCGCGCAACCGCACGGGGCCGAGCATCGCGATTTCCTCGCGCAACGCTTCCGCCGCGCGCTTGGAAATCGATTCGTAGATGCGCGTGCGCAGCGATTCGCTGGCCGACTTCATGGCAATCGCCAGGCTGTTCGCGTCCACCTCGCGCATCACCCGTTGCAGGTCGGCCGGGGTGAGGCGCTTCAGGTCCTCGAAGCCGAACATCTTGTGACGAATGGCCGCGCCCAGCTCGCTGTTGCGCTCCTCCAGCCGCGCCAGCAGCGCCTTCGAGGCGTCCTTGTCGATCGCGTTGAGCAGGTCCGCGACCGCGCGCGGGCCGCCGCTGTGGTGAAAGGCGGGCGCGTTTTTGCGGTCGAAGTGGCGGCCGAGGTTGCGGACGATTTTCACGACGAGGTCGAGCGACGTGCTGTCGATGGTGCCGAGGCGCTCGAGCACCTCCTCGCGCAGTTCCGGGCCGAGCAAGGCGAAGACCTCGCCGGATTTCACCGGGTCGAGATAGGACAGGATGAACGCGATCGTCTGGGGCTGCTCCTGCTTGATCAGGTTGAAAATCTGCCGGCCTTCCATCTCCGCGATGTCCGCCACCACGTCCATCGAGGACATGGCCGGGGTCACGCCCACGCGGTTCAGGATGGCCGAGGCCTTGCTTTCCCCGCGCGCCAACTCAAGCGTGCTTTTGGCATACGGCATGCCGCCCAGGATCGAGGCCAGCCCCTCGCCGATCAGCGGAAGGAATTCCTCCACCGCCAAGGCGCGCACGTCGTCCGAGATGACATTGAACTGTCCCATTTCCCGGCACAGCACCTCGATCTCGCCGTCCTCGAACTGCCTGAACATCTCCGCGGCCGCCTCCGGGCCGATGACGATGAGGAAGACCGCCAGCTTTTGCTGGCGCGAAAGGTTTTTGTAGTCGATTTCAGCCATGGTGATCAGCGCGTCACGCGTTCCGTTTTTCTAGTTTTTCTTCGACGCCATCCATTCCCGCAGGACCGCGCCGACCTGCGCGGGCTTCTGCTTGATCAATTCGTTGAGCATTTCCGGGGTGATTTTCTCGGCCGGCGCGGGCGCCGCCGCCGCCTCGGCCGCCGCCGGGCCGGGCAGCGCCTCCAGCATCACCGGCTCGACCCGCTGCCGCCGCAACAGCCAGACAAAAATCAACAGCACCAGCAGCGCCAGCCCGACCGGGACGTAACGGCTGCCGATATCAAACCAGCGCTGGAGCCCGGCCTCGCCCTCCGCCTCGCCCGCGAGATCGGAAGGCACCGGCGCATTGAAGGGCACTTCCTGCAACGCCACCATGTCATCCACGCTCCGCCCCGCCTCCGGCCTGAGGCCGAGCGCGCGGACCACGATGGCTCGCAACCCGGCCAGCTCCTCCGTGTTTCTCGCCGCGGCGCCGCCCCCGGTGCGCTGCGCCAGAAACACCGCGGCGGTGAGGCCGCGCACCCGCCCGGGGTTGCGCGTGGTGTTGGTGAGCGTGCGGTTGATCTCGTAGGACGTGGTGCGGCTCTTGCGCGTCTGGTCGTTGGACACCACCGGGCGGTCCGCCTCGGCATCCGGCGGGGCGCCCGTGTTCGCGCTCGCGCCGACCACGCCGCCGACGCGCGCCTCCTGCGAATTGGTGACATCCTCGGTGTTGGTCTGCGTGCGCACCACCTGGCTGTCCGGGTCGAAGCGCTCCTCGACGAGCGTGGCCTGGTCCGTGTCGATGTCCGCCGACACGCGCACCACGACGTTGCCCGCGCCCACCACCGATTCGAGCATGGACTGGACCTTGCCCGCGAAATAGCTCTCCACCTCCTGCCGGTATTTGATCTGGCTGGACGCATTGGAAAGCGCCGGGTCGTCCTTCAATTCCGCCGACAGCACGCGGCCTTTCTGGTCCACCACCGCGACTTGGTCGGGCACGAGGCCCTGCACCGCGTTGGCCACGAGGTTGCGGATCGAGTCCACCGCCTCCGCGCCCAGCCGCGGGGCGGACAGCTCCACGAAGACCGACGCCGTGGGCTTGATGCCCTGGTCGGTCAGCAGCAGGCGGTTTTCCGGCTGCACGATCATCACCCGCGCGCGCGCCACGCCCTCGAACTGGGAGATGGTGCGCGAAAGCTCGCCCTGCAGCGCGCGCGTGTAGTTGGTGCGCTGCACGAAGTCGCTCAGGCCGAACTGCCCCTTGTCGAAAATCTCGAAGCCCACGCCCTCGCCGCCCGGGAGCCCCTTGCCCGCCAGCTCCATGCGCATGCGGTGCACGTCGGTCGAAGGCACATACACCGCCGAGCCGCCCGCCGCGATCCGGTGCGGCACGCCCATTTCCTGCAGCGTGCTGATCACCGCCGAGGCGTCCTTCTCCCCCAGCCTGCCGTAGAGCAACTGGTAATCGGGCTTGCGCGCCCAGGCCACCAGCCCGGCGAGCACGGCGACGACCACCAGGGCCGCCAGAATCAGCGACACCCGCTGGTTGATTCCTAGCTGCCGCCACAAGGCGAGCAATGACTGTGCAAATGATTTCATCGGCGGTGCATCAAGTTCGGCGGCCTCAGACGGTCATGCGCATCAGTTCCTGGTAACCTTCCACCGCCTTGTTGCGCACCTCGATCATGAGGCTGAAGGCCAGCGACGCTTCCTGCCGCGCCAGAATGCTCTCATGCAGCGTCGCGCCCTCGCCGAGCAGCACCGAGCGCGTCGCCGCCTCCGCCGTCTGCCGCTTCCCGTCGACCTCGCGAATCAGGCCCTCCAGCACCGCGCCGAAATCCGTCCCCGCGCCGGTGGCCGGCGCGCCCGCCGCGAGCCGGCGCAGGTCGGCGCCGGGGACTTTTTCCGGGCCGATGACATGCGCCAGCGGAATCTGGGAGGAAATGGGTGAGATCGGGCCGAGCAGGGACATGGTTGATTGTATTATATAAATGGATACTTATTAATGGAACAATCCGGCGGCGCCTAGCGCCCGATCTCCAGCGCCTTCAAGGCCATCTGGCGGGAGTTCTTGGCCACGGAGAGATTCGCCTCATAGGCGCGGGATGCCGTGATCAGGTCCACCATTTCGTAGGCGAGGTTGACGTTCGGCATCGTCACCATGCCGCCGGCATCGGCATCCGGGTGCTGCGGGTCGTAGACGCGCTCGCCCGGCGACTTGTCCGCCGCGACCGCGCCAACCCGCACCGTGTGCAACGGGCCCGTGAAGCCGGCCTGCTGGAGCAGCTCCGACTCAAACGACACCGTCTGCCGCTGGTAGGGCTGGCCGTCGGGCCCGCGCGTGGTGTGAGCGTTGGCGATGTTTTGCGCGATGATGTCCAGCCGGGTGCGCTGCGCGCCCAGCGCGCTCGCAGTGGCTTCGATTCCGGGGATGAGGTCCATGGGCGGGGAAAAGGCTAGGAGGTGTTGCGGCCGGTGATCGCGGTCCGCAGGTGTTTGATGTGGCTGCTCACCACGTCCGTGAGAAAATCGTATTCGACCGTGTTGCGGCTCATCTCCAGCAGCTCGTTCTCGATCTCCACCGAGTTGCCGTCCGGGCGCACCGTGCGCGCATGCTGGTCCGCCACCACGGACGCGGCCAGCTCCGACGCCGGCATCGCCATCTTGGCCTGCGTGGTGCGCAGCACCCGCACGAAATCCGGATCGACGTCCACGCGGCGGTATCCCGGCGTCTCGGCGTTGGCGATGTTCGAGGCGATGGCCTCGTGCCGGATCACCGCCATGTCCAACAACCTGCCTGCCATCTGATAGTTCGCTGATTGGAAAATGGGTTCGATCATGGTCCCGCCCTTATAGCAATGACGATGCCAGCGCCTTTAATAATCTCATATAGTATTATATAATAGCTGGATAAAAAACACGCAGAATGGCCGCTTCGGATTTTCTCCCGGGATCAATCTCCGCCCGGCACATTTTGCCGGGCCGCTTGTGCGGAGCCTCTTCATTTACCGGAAAACCGGCCGATAAGCAGAAGCATCCATCGTGATTTCAGCGTCTGATTACCACTTCATCCGTGAACTCGTTTATCGCCACAGCCGCATCGCTCTCGGGCCCGACAAAAAGGAGCTTGTTTCCGCGCGGCTGGGAAAACGCATGCGCGCCAGGCAGCTTCCCTCCATCGGCACCTATTGCCAGTTCCTGAAGACCGCGGAGGGCGCCGAGGAAATTGGCAACCTGATCGACGCCATCTCCACCAACCACACTTTCTTTTTTCGCGAGGAAGCCCATTTCAAGGCGCTGCGGGAGCAGATTCTCCCCGAGCTCGAGGAACGGCGCGTGCAAATGCGGTGGCCGGCGCTGCGCGTGTGGAGCGCCGCCTGCTCCAGCGGCGAGGAGCCCTACTCGATCGCCATCACGCTGGACCAGCACTTCGGCGCCGCGCCGTCGTGGCCGTGGTCCATCCAGGCGACCGACATCTCCCACCGGGTGCTGGAGCAGGCCCGGCAGGGCATCTACCCGGCGCAGGCCGTGGCCCGCATGCCGGTGAACACCGCCAAGTTGTATTTCTCTTCCGGATACGGCCCGCAGGAGGGCAACCACCGCGTGCGTCCCGCGCTCGCTTCGCGTGTGCGTTTCAGCCGGCTCAACCTCCTCGACGGCCCGCTCCCGTTCAACGAGCCCTTCCAGGTCATTTTCTGCCGCAACGTGATGATCTACTTCGACCGCGCCACCCAGGAGGAATTGATCGCGCGGCTGTCACGGATGCTTGTGCCCGGCGGCTGGCTTCTGGTAGGACATTCCGAAAGCCTTTCCACCATCCGTCACACTCTCAAGATGGTCCGTCCCGCCATTTATCGCACCCCGAATCCTTTCTCCCGATGACATCGCGACAAATCCGAGTGCTGGTCGTGGACGATTCCGCCGTGGTGCGGCGTCTCGTCAGCGAAACCCTTTCGCAGGATCCTGAAATCGTCGTGGTGGGAACCGCGATCGACCCTTATGCTGCCCGCGAGAAAATCGTCAGCCTGAAGCCCGACGTGCTCACGCTCGACCTGGAGATGCCGCGCATGGACGGGCTCACCTTTCTCCGCATCCTCATGACCGAGCGCCCGATGCCGGTCGTCATCATGAGCTCGCTCACCCAAAGCGGCTCGCACCAGGCCATCGAGGCCCTGCGCCTGGGCGCGGTGGATGTGCTCGCCAAGCCCGGCGGTCCCTATTCGTTTGGCGACATCGGTCCGCAACTGCTCGCCAAGGTCAAAGCCGCCGCGCAGGCCCGCTTAAAGGCGCTGCTCCCCCCGGGCAGCACGCCCGAGACGCCACGCGCGGCGCCGCCAGTACAAAACCCGATCCCGCCGCCCGCGCCAGTCCGCAAACCCGTCCCTCTCGCGCCCGCCTCCGTCTCCGACCGCCGCCTCATCGTGCTCGGCGCATCCACCGGCGGCACCGAGGCGCTGCGCCATGTCCTCACCCGCCTGCCCGCGGAGCTGCCGCCGGTCGCCATCGTGCAACACATCCCCGCGACATTTTCCCGCGCGTTTGCCGACCGGCTCAACACGCTCTGCCGCCTGACCGTGCGCGAGGCGACGGACGGCGAGCCGCTCGTCCCCGGCCTCGCGCTGGTCGCGCCGGGAAACTACCACATGCTGGTGCATTGGAGCGGAGGGTGCTATCGCGTCAAGGTCACCGACGGGCCGCGCATCTGGCACCAGCGCCCGGCGGTGGATCTGTTGTTCAAATCCGCGGCCGAGGCAGCCGGCAGCCGCGTCGTCGCCGGCGTGCTCACCGGCATGGGCAAGGACGGTGCCGAGGGGCTGCTGCGTCTCCGCCAGGCCGGGGCGGTCACCTTCGCGCAAGACGAGGCGAGCTGCGTCGTGTATGGCATGCCCCGGGCCGCCTGGGAACTGGGCGCGGCCCAGCGGCAGGCCTCGCTGGACGAGATGCCCGAGCTGATCCTGCGTTCGCTCGCCGCCATCGCCTGATGGCCGCCGCATCGTTTTCCGCCATGCCCGGATCACCCTCGCTTGCCGCTCTCTTTCCCCTCCGCGTCGTCGTCGGCGTCGGGGAACTGGCCGTCGCCAACAACCCGCAGGTCACGCTCAGCACCTACGCGCTCGGCTCCTGCGTCGCGGTCGTGATCTACGACCCGATCATCCGCAGCGGCGGGCTTCTTCACCTCATGCTGCCCGACTCGGCCATCGCCCCGGCCAAGGCCGCCCGGCAACCGGCCATGTTTGCCAACACCGGCCTGCCCGCGCTTTTCGATGCGCTGATGGGCATCAAGGTGGACCGCTTCCGTTCCAGGATATTTCTGGCCGGAGGCGCCAGCGTGCTCGACGGTCCCGATACCTTTCGCATCGGCGAACGCAACAGTGAGGCCGTGCAAACCATGCTTGCACGCCGGGGCGCCCGCGTGTCCGGCCACGATCTGGGCGGTGTCACCAACCGCACCATCCACCTCGAACTGTCCACCGGCCTGCTTGCGATCAAGCACCCCGCCCAAACCTTCCACGTCTCGCTCGGGCTTTGAGCGGCGGGGCGGAAGTGGAGGCAAGGCCAGTCCATCCTCAGACGCCGCTCAACTCCATAAGCTGCACTTTATTGCGGCGCATGCCAGAGGGGACGCGGCGCGGCTTTCTGTGGGCGTATTGCCGGACGTGAACTTTCCTTTCCTCCTCCAGGATGAATTGCTCGATATACCGGTCAAAGTACACCCCTTGAATGACATAGCTGGACCATGCGCTGAAATTCTGGCGAATATAATCCTCCCATTGCGCTATCTGCGACCCCGATGGCATCCCGCGCCGCGCGTCACCATTTCCCAAAGAAAGAAACTCCGCGTCCTCCCGGGCCATGAGCGATTGCGCCACGTGGCTGTAAGTCCAGGAAAGCCCATGATAGAAACGGACCTCGTGCTCCGTGCGCGCCCTCGAGAACCGGGACTCAAGCCGGTCCACAATCTCCATCTGCATGGAATTGATGCGTTTCAACGCGGTCTTCCATTTTTCACCAAAACGGCAGAATATGATCGTGGCAAATGTGCGCGCAACCATCTTGGACAATCGGATGTGGGGAAACATGCAATGCCTTCTCAGGAAGATTTTTCTTCCTGCAACCTGACATTCGAGCTCTCGAATGATTTCGTCCAGAACTTCCCTAGTGATAATCATTATAATCTTCTATATTAATCAAATCATTACATGAAAATGATTTGAGTTATATCCTGCCATATGGATGAACGCCTGCCGTGGTGATCGTCTTGCAATAATATAGCATGAAAATGCCTCGTTCGGGGAAGAAAATCCATCATTGGTCGGAAACAATATGACTGCGATTGGAAACGAATTGCTAAAATAAGTCATACGGCACATTCGCGATCTTTTTCCCCTTCCAATCCTGATTTCGGGTTATTTATAAAAAATTTTACCGATATTGCCGCCATCCCCCGCCGGAAAATCCAGCGTATTCATGCAGGCGACGGCCTGCCCTCCCTCTGGAATTGCAGTTTTATCCCATCCTTGCGGTCGAATGGGCACCAGAAATCATGGGCAGCACGACAATAAAATATCCCAGATGATGTCGTGATCTAATCGATCATCCCAAATCTGCCAAACCCTTCAGGCAATGCAACCCAATGGGTTACATTGTTCCGCCTGCGCTTCCTCAATACTCTCTATTATCACACTTCTTCTTTGCGCCATCAGGCGAATGCGGACGACACAGGGCGGCCCCGCCGCGCCCGAAATGCATTTTTTATATGTCCGGACGCCTTGATCCCTCAGGATTTCGGTTCCTCCCCAAAATGCGGGTAAGGAGGCAGATTGATAATAAACCGCGTATCGCCCGGCTGGCTGGAACAGGTCCAATGGCCGCAGTGGTGGGCGACGATGATCTCACAGATCCTCAGCCCCAGGCCACCTTCCGGTTTGGATGAACGCAAAATCCCTCGACGAAGGCTGGCCAGTTGCTGCGGAGTAAATCCGGGGCCATTGTCCCGGACAATCAGGCACGCGCCTTGATCCTTGCCGGGATGCACGGAGATGCGGATGCGCGACGCTCCCGCGGTAATGGCATTTTGCACTAGGTTCTGCACGAGCCGGCTGAGAAGATGATCCCAGCCTATGATGGGCGCCGGTGCCGCCGCGATGTCGATGAAGGCGTGCTGGGGGAAAAAGATCTGGACCACGTCCGATACAAGCGTGTCAAGCTCCACCGACTGCGGCGGCGAAGAAGGCGTAAGCTCCATCCAAGTGTGGGCAAGCCGCATTGCATAACGCGTGCATTGGTTGAGCTGATGAAAGAAATCGGGCGGTATATGGCGGCCGTTGTCGGAGGCATCGACCAGAAGGCAAAGGGATTGGAGCGGGGTGGCGATATCATGTGCGAACGCCCGCGCCGCTTGCGCCACAAATACGTTCTGTTCCTTGGCAATTGGATGCGCGGCGCTGAACGACGACGCGAGAGTGTCCCTGCTGTGACTTGATAACATAAGTTGAACTGGTGGATGTGGACTGTTGCTGGAAGTGCTGTTCACGACGGGAGGTGCCATGCTGCCTGCGACATGATAAGACACTGTTAACAAAACACCCTTGCTATCGGCAGGAAATGTTCGATGGATAAGGGGTAGCCAGCCGGAATAATCTTCGGAAACAAGATTACCGCTTGCTGCTCGTGGGAAAAATCCATAGCGGACACCTTACTAGATGGCGCGTTCGGTTATTCGAATTACTTTTTTCGAAATCCCGGGTTAGAAGCAGCATGATTGATCTGCTTTTATTTTTCTAATAACAAGGCCATGTCATTATATAGTGAAGGGGGCGCATCCACTTTATTCAAATGCCTGCATGCTGGTGCAATCATCTGACAAATGGATACAATAAAGCTTTCCCATACGTTATAATATTGCGTCTTCAACCGCCCCTCGTGCCGGGAAAAGGCTAGTGCAAGGCATTTCCATATGCTCTTCCGCCAATCTGCACATGCCTGCGCCCCGCGGCACGCGCCCATGCTCGAAGTTGCTAAAGCATGCATGCGTTTGGCCGATTAGAAGATGAATCATAATGCGAAATCGTTATCTTTTTTTATTGCTCGGCCTTTTGATGCTGGGTCCATCGACACTCCGGCCGGATACCAAGGCAGAACCTCCCGTTCTGGTGAGATCCGTGATGCCCAAATACCCCGAGGACCTGCGCAAGGAAGGCATTTCGGGTATTGTGACAGTGAGCTGCGTTGTCGACGACAAGGGCGACGTCCAGGACGCATCGGTGGTCAAGACGACTCACCCGGCCTTCTCAGCTCCCGCTCTGGAAGCGGTGTCAAAGTGGAAATTCAAACCCGCGAAAGAAAACGGCGCCCCGGTGGCCAAAAAAGTCATGCTGCCGCTTCACTTCAAGGTTGATGAATAATTAATTGATGCCGCATAATGCGGCCTCAGGCATGAAGTGAGCCGGCAAGCTGCGTTTCCCAAACGGCTGAAGCCGGCTCGCCTGTTTGCCTGCCGGCATTATTTGCCGTCCCTTCCATCGCTGGAATCCATCCACCGGAATCAAGTGTCCCGGTGGGTTTTTGTATCACTTCATTGAATTCATCATCCAAAATCCAGACTCGCATCAATGAAGCGATCGCGCATGTGCAGCATGGGCAGCTGGCGCGGGCCGAGGCCATTTTGCGACAGCTGGCGGTCGGCGCGCCGCGCCTTTCGCTCATCGCCGACCTCGCCGGGCAGGTTGCTTCTCTTCAAGGAAAACATGTCGAGTCCATCGCCCATTTCCGGCGCGCGCTGCATTTGGACCTGAAGTCCACGCCGATTGCCATCCGGCTGGCCGCGGCCCTGAATTCCGTCCAGCGGTTCAAGGAAGCGGAATCCATGCTACGGCAAATCACCCAAGGCACGCCCGGCCGCGCCGATGGCTGGAATGCCCTGGCCCACACGCTCGTCATGCAGGGAAAATTGGACGAGGCCGTGCCCTTCCATGAGCGCGCGGTGGAAACGGACCCGAAGTTTCCCGACGGCTGGTATCATTACGGCCTTACGCTCGCACTGCTCGGGCAGCTCTCCAAGGCACTGGGATGCCACGAACGGGCGCTTGCCGTCGATCCGTCCTTTGTGAAGGCGCGGTTTGGCCGCGCCCAATGCCTGCACAAGCTTTATCGCATCGAGGAGGCCCTGCAGGACTATGATGCCTTTATCAAGGCGCAGCCGTCCAACCTCGACGCCCGCAGCTACCGGCTCTACGCCTTGCAAAATATGGACGGCATCGACCCCGGGATGCTTTTCCAGGAACACGTCGCCTACGGGAAACTGCTCGAATCCTCGCCGGCGCCGGCTGCTCCCGCGCCTCCCGTAATCAAGGACCGCCCGCTCCGTCTCGCCATCCTTTCCCCCGACCTGCGGGAGCATTCCTGCGTGTATTTTATCGAGCCGTTGCTGAGGCATCTTGATCCGGCGCGCTTCGAGCTGTTTTTATATCACGATCACTTTTGTGAGGACTCCTTCACCGCACGGCTGAAATCCCTGGCCCGCGTCTGGCGCAACTTCATCGGCCTGCCATCCCAGCTGATCGTCCAGACGATCCGGACCGACCGTCCCGATATCCTGATCGACCTCAGCGGGCATATCGGGATGAGCATCCGGCTGCCCTTGTTTGCACGCCGCCTCGCGCCAGTCCAAGTCACCTATCTCGGTTATCCCGACACCACGGGGCTGACCACGATGGATTACCGCCTCACCGACGCGATCGCCGATCCGCCGGGCGATGCCGACCGGCGTCACACCGAAAAACTCGTCCGCTTCTCCTCGACCGCCTGGGCCTATCAGCCTCCCGCCACCGCTCCCGAGCCTGTCCCGCCGCCTGCCGCCTCCGGTCGTCCGATCACCTTCGGCTGCTTCAATAATCCGGTGAAATTCACCGACCGCATGTTCGCGGTCTGGGCCGAATTGCTCGCCGCCATCCCGGACTCTCGCCTGCTGATCAAGGGGCGCGACCTGCAAGATAAGGATGTCCGCCGGCGCATGCTGGCGCGCATGGAGAAGGCGGGGCTTCCGTCCACGCGCATCGATATGCTCGATCGGACCGCCAGCACCCGCTCCCACCTCGACCTTTATGCCGGCATAGACATCGCGCTCGACACGTTCCCCTATCATGGCACCACGACGACCTGCGAGGCGTTGTGGATGGGCCGCCCGGTGGTGACGCTCGCGGGCGACCGTCACGCCGCGCGCGTCGGCTGCTCATTGCTCGCCGCCATCGGACATTCCGAATGGATCGCGGAAACGCCGGCGGATTATGTCAGGATCGCCGCTCGCCTTGCGTCCGACCACGAAACCCTGCGCCAAATCTCAACCGGCCTGCGCGACGACATGCGCCGCTCCGCCCTGATGGATCACCCCGGCCAGTCCGCCCGCTTCGCGGATGCCCTCGCCCAATGCTGGGAAGCCAGGCTCCACGCTGGTGAGATCGAGAAATATTCCAGTGTTTCATAGTGTGCGACACTCAAATCCATATTAAAAAGAACGATGCATGGATAAAATGCAGGACGCTTATCTTCAGATTCCCTATTCAGGCGCAACTACAGCCGTGGTGATTGGAGAATCGACGATGCGAGAGGCCGATCTTCTGCCATTCCGCGCCGTGCTTTGGTTGACGCAAACAGAGAGTGACCCCGCCCTGCATGTCCCACGGGGCACAAGCCTCGAAGTCGTGCGGACGGATCGGTTGAATCCGGCTATGCTGGAACAGGCCATTGACCGCTTCGTCGCCCGAAATCCACGGCGCATGCCCTCATTATTTATCGCCACGGATGCGATGGCCGAGAAGCACGCATCATATCAACCGCTCATCCGGGAGGTGCGGCTGGCGCTTGAAGCCCACCACCGCGCACGGTTCACGCGCCAGCAGGATGGTTTTTTGTGGCAGCAGCATCTGCTGACCAACATGAGGGCGTATCTGGCATCCCGGTTCCCCTCCACTTGGGCCGGACGCCTGGGTGGATACCCGGCCGTGGTTTGCGGTGCCGGTCCTTCGCTCGATGTGTCAGCAACCGCCCTGGCCGGGATTTCAGATCGCGCGGTGGTGCTGGCCGCCGATTCGGCACTGCGCACGTTGGCCCGGCATGGAGTGCGGGCGGATTTCGCGGTATCCATTGATGTGGCCAAAACCCCCGAGAAATGTCTGCCAGAGGAGGGGGCATGGACGCCGGACCGGACCATCCTGTCGGCGATAAGCCCTCCCGCATGGAGCGAAAGGGCGGATGCCGGGAAACGATACTTTTTGTCCGGCCGCCAGATCACGCTCGACTGGCTGGCTTCGCTCGGGGTTGCCGGCACACCCGTGGCTGCAGTAGAAAATTGCGGGGCCACGGCCTTGCAACTCGCGAGATTCCTCGGATGCGAGCCGATCTACCTGTTCGGCATGGACCTGGCGCTGGACGCACGCGAGCCGTCCCGGCGCAACACGAAAGACGCGGATGGCGGACTCTATGTTAACTCCGGCTTCAACGCTTCGCTCCGAATGCCGACAGTGCCCGGCAATTATTCCGCAGTGGTGCCGACCCATGTCATCGGAGACTGGCGTGCGCTGGATGCACGCCTAGCCGACTGGCCGCCCGGACTCGTGCACAACGTGAACGACCGCGGTGCCCGCCTGCGCAACACAGTGTTGGTTAAGCCAGACAATTTTCGACTTGATGTGGCCGTGCCAGACGAGCCCAAGGTAACCGCGCTTCGCGCGTTGGATGAGACATCCGTCGATCGGAATGACAGCCTGCTGCAAGCTGCGCTCCAAGCATTGCGACGATCCGCCGCCCTGGGACGCGAGCGGCTTCCCTCGATACGAAAAGCACTGGCCCAAGGCGGACCCGAAAAGGCGGTTGGTCATCTGCGCCTGCTGTTGGTGGATGAAGGATTCGGCCGAGCCATGGGGGCCTTTGCGCTCAAGCTCATGCCTCATCTGGTTCCTCCCATCGAAGGCGATATCGCCTTCTGGACAAAACTGATCGACGAATGCGAGGAGCTTAGCGAACTCGCCGGAGCGGGGTGAGCAAGAGGTAGTGTCTGTCAAGTTTCGCAAGATTCATGACATGATAGTGGCCAATTCCAACGCCTGTCGTGGACTCTCTGCAAAGCGTTACGTGGGATGCCTGAAATCTGGCATCTTCCAGCCAATCTCGTCGCCAAGCGGCACGCATTTGGAGTCATCGCTCCATCCTCGAAAAATTTTTTGCCAGACGA
This genomic stretch from Termitidicoccus mucosus harbors:
- the fliG gene encoding flagellar motor switch protein FliG; protein product: MAEIDYKNLSRQQKLAVFLIVIGPEAAAEMFRQFEDGEIEVLCREMGQFNVISDDVRALAVEEFLPLIGEGLASILGGMPYAKSTLELARGESKASAILNRVGVTPAMSSMDVVADIAEMEGRQIFNLIKQEQPQTIAFILSYLDPVKSGEVFALLGPELREEVLERLGTIDSTSLDLVVKIVRNLGRHFDRKNAPAFHHSGGPRAVADLLNAIDKDASKALLARLEERNSELGAAIRHKMFGFEDLKRLTPADLQRVMREVDANSLAIAMKSASESLRTRIYESISKRAAEALREEIAMLGPVRLRDVETAQDEIIQTVRHLEEEGSITLDGGASAMVD
- the fliF gene encoding flagellar basal-body MS-ring/collar protein FliF; the encoded protein is MKSFAQSLLALWRQLGINQRVSLILAALVVVAVLAGLVAWARKPDYQLLYGRLGEKDASAVISTLQEMGVPHRIAAGGSAVYVPSTDVHRMRMELAGKGLPGGEGVGFEIFDKGQFGLSDFVQRTNYTRALQGELSRTISQFEGVARARVMIVQPENRLLLTDQGIKPTASVFVELSAPRLGAEAVDSIRNLVANAVQGLVPDQVAVVDQKGRVLSAELKDDPALSNASSQIKYRQEVESYFAGKVQSMLESVVGAGNVVVRVSADIDTDQATLVEERFDPDSQVVRTQTNTEDVTNSQEARVGGVVGASANTGAPPDAEADRPVVSNDQTRKSRTTSYEINRTLTNTTRNPGRVRGLTAAVFLAQRTGGGAAARNTEELAGLRAIVVRALGLRPEAGRSVDDMVALQEVPFNAPVPSDLAGEAEGEAGLQRWFDIGSRYVPVGLALLVLLIFVWLLRRQRVEPVMLEALPGPAAAEAAAAPAPAEKITPEMLNELIKQKPAQVGAVLREWMASKKN
- the fliE gene encoding flagellar hook-basal body complex protein FliE, translating into MSLLGPISPISSQIPLAHVIGPEKVPGADLRRLAAGAPATGAGTDFGAVLEGLIREVDGKRQTAEAATRSVLLGEGATLHESILARQEASLAFSLMIEVRNKAVEGYQELMRMTV
- the flgC gene encoding flagellar basal body rod protein FlgC gives rise to the protein MDLIPGIEATASALGAQRTRLDIIAQNIANAHTTRGPDGQPYQRQTVSFESELLQQAGFTGPLHTVRVGAVAADKSPGERVYDPQHPDADAGGMVTMPNVNLAYEMVDLITASRAYEANLSVAKNSRQMALKALEIGR
- the flgB gene encoding flagellar basal body rod protein FlgB — its product is MAGRLLDMAVIRHEAIASNIANAETPGYRRVDVDPDFVRVLRTTQAKMAMPASELAASVVADQHARTVRPDGNSVEIENELLEMSRNTVEYDFLTDVVSSHIKHLRTAITGRNTS
- a CDS encoding protein-glutamate O-methyltransferase, whose protein sequence is MISASDYHFIRELVYRHSRIALGPDKKELVSARLGKRMRARQLPSIGTYCQFLKTAEGAEEIGNLIDAISTNHTFFFREEAHFKALREQILPELEERRVQMRWPALRVWSAACSSGEEPYSIAITLDQHFGAAPSWPWSIQATDISHRVLEQARQGIYPAQAVARMPVNTAKLYFSSGYGPQEGNHRVRPALASRVRFSRLNLLDGPLPFNEPFQVIFCRNVMIYFDRATQEELIARLSRMLVPGGWLLVGHSESLSTIRHTLKMVRPAIYRTPNPFSR
- a CDS encoding protein-glutamate methylesterase/protein-glutamine glutaminase, whose translation is MTSRQIRVLVVDDSAVVRRLVSETLSQDPEIVVVGTAIDPYAAREKIVSLKPDVLTLDLEMPRMDGLTFLRILMTERPMPVVIMSSLTQSGSHQAIEALRLGAVDVLAKPGGPYSFGDIGPQLLAKVKAAAQARLKALLPPGSTPETPRAAPPVQNPIPPPAPVRKPVPLAPASVSDRRLIVLGASTGGTEALRHVLTRLPAELPPVAIVQHIPATFSRAFADRLNTLCRLTVREATDGEPLVPGLALVAPGNYHMLVHWSGGCYRVKVTDGPRIWHQRPAVDLLFKSAAEAAGSRVVAGVLTGMGKDGAEGLLRLRQAGAVTFAQDEASCVVYGMPRAAWELGAAQRQASLDEMPELILRSLAAIA
- a CDS encoding chemotaxis protein CheD, translated to MPGSPSLAALFPLRVVVGVGELAVANNPQVTLSTYALGSCVAVVIYDPIIRSGGLLHLMLPDSAIAPAKAARQPAMFANTGLPALFDALMGIKVDRFRSRIFLAGGASVLDGPDTFRIGERNSEAVQTMLARRGARVSGHDLGGVTNRTIHLELSTGLLAIKHPAQTFHVSLGL